TAAATCGAAATCAGACACTGAAGTAAATTCAGTTAATGCAGGAAATTTTTAAACAGGAGTTCTAACATGGACGAGATCACAACAACGGTCATAGCGCCTTCCCCTAAAGCGGGATTTGTGGAAACCTGGTTTATACAGGACATTTCAGAAAGAGCATTAAAATACATTGAATCGGGATTTCCCGTGCATTTCAGAGGAAGAGCGGGGACCGGAAAAACCACTTTAGCAATGCATCTGGCGAATAAGATCGGTCGTCCGGTAGTGCTGATTCACGGTGATGAGGAATTTACCACCGCTAATCTGATTGGTGGTGAATATGGCTATCGGATGCGTAAAATTGTCGATAATTTTATCCACTCTGTGCTTAAAACTGAAGAGGATATGACAAAACGCTGGGTGGACAATCGGTTGACGGTTGCAGCCAAAAACGGATTTACCCTTATTTATGATGAATTTACCCGATCACGACCTGAAGCCAATAATATCCTTCTGTCAATATTGGAGGAAAGGATATTGGAGCTTCCGGCGGCACGCGGTGGCAATCCTTATCTGAAAGTTCATCCAAATTTCAGAGCCATCTTCACCAGTAATCCGGAAGAGTATGCCGGCACCCATGAAACTCAGGATGCCCTGAGAGACCGCATGATTACGATTGATCTCGAAGACTTTGATGAGGAAACCGAAATTTGCATAACAGCCTCAGCCTCCGGTCTTTCTAAAAAAGATGCTAAAAAAATTGTTTCAATTTCCAGATCGCTGCGTAACAGTGATATATGTGAGTTCGCTCCCACCGTCAGGACAAGTATTATGATCGCTAAAACAACCGGTTTCCAGAAAATCAATCCGGATGCATCCAATCCTTTATTTCACCAGATTTGTATGGATATTTTAACTTCGCAAACGATGCGCTATGGGCCTAAAAGAGGGGACAACCGGATCAGGAATTTGGTGGAAGGATTGATCGATAAGTATTGTTCTCAAACGAAACCTTCCCAAACTGAAAAAATGACGATCGACAAGGAGGTAAAAAATGCCTGAAAGACGTGAAGTCAAATCAGCCAAAACGAGCAATGCTAATTTAAATTCGCTTCCTAAGACTCATCGATCAAAGTATCTTGATTTATTCAAACTTGCGAGGCAAAAGGAAATACTGATTGCGGTGAACGAAATACTCAGAGGCAAACTTGAAAAAAACCAAACCCGGCTTGATGTAATCGAAAGGCAAATTGAGGAACTGGAAAATCCACCACAAGCATCGAACCGGAAAGTGACTGCCGTTGAGGACATTTCTGACGACCATTTGGGAGAAAGCCACAATTTGAAAACAATGAAACTGGGATATTGAAAATGTGTATGGATGGGGCGGTTACAAATTTTTCGTTGGGTATTCTGTTTGTATTCTGCGTCCTTTTACCTATTATTATATCCCCAAAAAACAGGCGATCAACAGAGCGTTATCACATCTTTTCAAAGTCTTTCGGTACGGAACTGCCTTTAACAGAACTGCTGGCAGAAGATAAAATGAGGTGAAATTTTGGCCACGAGCACCGGTTATTATCTCTATGGATTTATAGATTGTAATCAAGCGCTTGAAATAACAACCAAAGCCGTCGGAGGGAATGATTCAGTTCATAACCTTCCTTATCACGGGATAGGTGTGCTTTATAGCGCGGTTAATGGGAAAACCGTCCAACCCACGCGGGATAATCTGATGGCCCATCAAAAGCTTTTAGAATCTTTAATGGAACAATATACCGTCCTACCAATGCGATTCGGAATTGTGGCTCCAACTAAGGGCGTTTTATATGATGGTCTGAATAAAAGTTCGTCAATAATTCGATCAAAGCTGCTATATTTCCAGGGAAAACGGGAACTAAACATAAAGGCTTTCTGGGTGAAAGAGTATATCTATGGGTATATCATTAACAGCTATCCGAATATTCGATCTTTCAGAGACTCCATCCAAAAATTAAAAGGACAGACCGGACATTATAAAAGCATCGAACTTGGCCAGATGGTTGAACGCGCGCTTATCGCCGAAAGTGAAAAAGAGGCGGACGCCATCGTTTCTGAAATATCCTCTATCGCGTCACAGACGAATAAGTCAAAAATCTTTGGCGAGTTGATGTTTTTAAATTTAGCCGTGCTGGTGAAGGACCAGATGGAATCCCAACTAGACCAGCTGGTAAATGAAGCCGCCGAGAAACGGATAGGGAAAGTTCAATTTAAATATACCGGCCCAACTCCACCGGCGAGTTTCGTAGATATTCATTTGAAAGTTTAAAGAGGGAGCCGCATTACTGTGTTAAGGTTTTTAGTTTGGGTTGCCCGGAAGGTCAGCGAAGCCGTCGACCAGGAATACTATAGTCCCGATGCAATCAAACGGGAGCTGCTGGATATTTCCATGAAGGTCGAATCGGGGGAAATATCTGAATTAGAAGCAAAAATTGTTGAATAAAATAAGGAATCTTTGCAAAACATACAGATGAAATTGTTTCCTAAAAGGATTGATTTAGCTATATTGTCGTCAAGAAAAGCAGGGAGCACTAGATGAAAAGAGGGCGGCAAATAAGTATCGGGGATTATCAGGTTCATCAAAACCGTAAAGCGACACGAGCGGAGAAGAAATTATCGGAAATTGAGGGATTTGTGAATTGGGATCACATTGTCAACCTGGTAACGGTTATTGATAAGACTGATAAAAGTACCGGGGGCCGTCCACGCAAAGAGATCCTGATGATGTGCAAGATTTTATTCATCCAGTATCTGTATAACCTGTCAGACCCGGAGTTGGAGGATCAACTTAACGACCGTCTTTCCTTCCAACGCTTTGCGGGTATCGGTTTGGACATAAAGGTACCGGATCATAGTACTATTTGGCGTTTCAAAGAATCTCTGATCAAGGTTGGCCTGACGGACCAACTGTTTGAGATGATCACGTCTGATTTGGAATCCAAAGGTCTGTTTGTCAAGAAAGGTACAATTGTCGACGCCACGATCATCAGATCGGTCAACCGTCCTCTGAGCCGTCAGCGTCGTCAGCAATTATCCGAAAATCCTTCTTCCCAGGTGGATACGGATGCCCAATCGACGAAGAAAAACGGTAAATGTTATTATGGCTATAAAGGGCATATCGGGACAGATGTTGGCAGCATACTCATCCGGTCTAGGAGTTACACGTCGGCGAATGTTCACGACAGTACAGAGGCCGATAAATTGATCATTGGCGATGAGCGGTCCATGTTGGGCGATAAGGCCTATGCCAAAGACGAGGTTAAACGGCGTTGTCGTGAAGCCGGAATCTATTATGGAATTCTTGACAAGGGTCGGCGAGGGCGGAAATTATCGAACAAACAAAAACGTCGGAACCGACGTTTGTCGTCGATTCG
This is a stretch of genomic DNA from Candidatus Marinimicrobia bacterium CG08_land_8_20_14_0_20_45_22. It encodes these proteins:
- the gvpN gene encoding gas vesicle protein GvpN, whose protein sequence is MDEITTTVIAPSPKAGFVETWFIQDISERALKYIESGFPVHFRGRAGTGKTTLAMHLANKIGRPVVLIHGDEEFTTANLIGGEYGYRMRKIVDNFIHSVLKTEEDMTKRWVDNRLTVAAKNGFTLIYDEFTRSRPEANNILLSILEERILELPAARGGNPYLKVHPNFRAIFTSNPEEYAGTHETQDALRDRMITIDLEDFDEETEICITASASGLSKKDAKKIVSISRSLRNSDICEFAPTVRTSIMIAKTTGFQKINPDASNPLFHQICMDILTSQTMRYGPKRGDNRIRNLVEGLIDKYCSQTKPSQTEKMTIDKEVKNA